In one Streptomyces sp. NBC_00597 genomic region, the following are encoded:
- the rbsK gene encoding ribokinase translates to MTAIAVLGSTNMDLVAYVAKAPRLGETVTGRELRTAPGGKGANQAVAAARLGGEVVMIGAVGADGFGVRLRSALTGAGVETAALRTVEGASGTAHITVDDEGGNAIVVIPGANARVTGLEAGDESRIGAADSLLLQLEVPLSAVLAGALAARAHGVRTVLTPAPAQPLPAELLAATDLLVPNEHEAAALTGLTDPYQAAKALLHEVPEVVVTLGAGGSLYAARGREPLTVPAPRVRAVDTTAAGDTFVGALAVALGDHLPMPRALAWASAAAALSVQRPGAQDSMPTRAETDAFAAAGPVSGPVSGAAS, encoded by the coding sequence ATGACGGCCATCGCCGTGCTCGGCAGTACCAACATGGACCTCGTCGCCTACGTGGCCAAGGCCCCCCGCCTCGGGGAGACCGTCACCGGCCGCGAGTTGCGCACCGCCCCCGGCGGCAAGGGGGCCAACCAGGCCGTCGCCGCCGCCCGCCTCGGCGGGGAGGTGGTGATGATCGGCGCGGTCGGGGCCGACGGGTTCGGCGTACGACTGCGTTCCGCGCTCACCGGGGCCGGGGTCGAGACGGCGGCCCTGCGCACCGTCGAGGGCGCCAGCGGCACCGCGCACATCACCGTGGACGACGAGGGAGGGAACGCCATCGTCGTCATCCCGGGCGCCAACGCCCGCGTCACCGGCCTGGAGGCGGGCGACGAGTCCCGCATCGGCGCCGCCGACTCGCTCCTCCTCCAGCTCGAAGTCCCGCTGTCCGCCGTCCTGGCCGGCGCTCTCGCAGCCCGCGCCCACGGGGTCCGTACGGTCCTCACCCCGGCCCCCGCCCAGCCGCTGCCCGCGGAGCTCCTCGCCGCCACCGACCTGCTCGTCCCCAACGAGCACGAGGCCGCCGCCCTCACCGGGCTCACCGACCCCTACCAGGCCGCGAAGGCCCTGCTCCACGAGGTCCCGGAGGTCGTAGTCACCCTCGGCGCGGGCGGGTCCCTGTACGCCGCCCGCGGGCGGGAGCCGCTGACCGTGCCCGCGCCCCGCGTCCGCGCCGTGGACACCACCGCGGCCGGCGACACCTTCGTCGGCGCGCTCGCCGTGGCCCTCGGGGACCACCTCCCCATGCCGCGGGCGCTGGCCTGGGCCTCGGCGGCGGCCGCGCTGTCCGTCCAACGGCCGGGGGCCCAGGACTCGATGCCGACCCGCGCCGAGACGGACGCCTTCGCGGCGGCCGGTCCCGTCTCCGGTCCCGTCTCCGGAGCCGCCTCGTGA
- a CDS encoding CaiB/BaiF CoA transferase family protein → MHGVRVLDLATLFAGPLAATLLGDFGADVVKVEHPERPDPSRGHGPAKDGIGLWWKLLGRNKRTMTLDLSAPGGRDTLLRLASTADVIIENFRPGTLEKWGLGWAELSAANPRLVLARVTAFGQQGPYARRPGFGTLAEAMSGFAAITGEPDGPPTLPPFGLADSIAALTTAYAVMTALAGRERTGHGQVVDLAIIEPILTVLGPHPLWYDQLGYVQPRTGNRSTNNAPRNTYRSADGRWLAVSTSAQSIAERVMRLVGRPELIAEPWFATGSGRAAHAPVLDGAVGGWIGRHKADDVVAAFEEAEAAVALVYDVRDVMADPQFAALDTVTEVDDPELGPLRMQNVLFRLSETPGAIRWAGRPHGADTDAVLTELGLSEAEISTLRMERAL, encoded by the coding sequence CTGCACGGGGTGAGGGTGCTGGACCTCGCCACGCTCTTCGCGGGACCGCTCGCCGCCACCCTGCTCGGTGACTTCGGCGCCGACGTCGTCAAGGTCGAGCACCCCGAACGCCCCGACCCCTCGCGCGGGCACGGCCCCGCCAAGGACGGCATCGGCCTGTGGTGGAAGCTGCTCGGCCGGAACAAGCGGACGATGACCCTGGACCTGTCCGCTCCCGGCGGGCGCGACACCCTCCTGCGGCTGGCCTCGACCGCCGACGTGATCATCGAGAACTTCCGCCCCGGCACCCTGGAGAAGTGGGGCCTGGGCTGGGCCGAGCTGTCCGCCGCCAACCCGCGGCTGGTGCTGGCCCGCGTCACCGCCTTCGGCCAGCAGGGCCCGTACGCCCGCCGGCCCGGCTTCGGCACCCTCGCGGAGGCGATGAGCGGCTTCGCCGCGATCACCGGGGAGCCGGACGGGCCGCCGACCCTGCCGCCCTTCGGCCTCGCCGACTCGATCGCCGCACTGACCACCGCGTACGCCGTGATGACCGCGCTCGCCGGGCGCGAGCGCACCGGTCACGGACAGGTGGTGGACCTGGCCATCATCGAGCCGATCCTCACGGTGCTGGGCCCGCACCCGCTCTGGTACGACCAGCTCGGCTACGTCCAGCCGCGCACCGGCAACCGCTCCACCAACAACGCTCCCCGGAACACCTACCGCAGTGCGGACGGGCGCTGGCTGGCGGTCTCCACCTCCGCCCAGTCCATCGCCGAGCGCGTGATGCGGCTCGTCGGCCGGCCCGAGCTGATCGCGGAGCCGTGGTTCGCGACCGGCTCCGGCCGGGCCGCCCACGCGCCCGTCCTCGACGGGGCGGTGGGCGGCTGGATCGGCCGCCACAAGGCCGACGACGTGGTCGCCGCCTTCGAGGAGGCCGAGGCCGCCGTGGCCCTGGTCTACGACGTGCGGGACGTCATGGCCGATCCGCAGTTCGCCGCCCTGGACACCGTCACCGAGGTCGACGACCCCGAACTCGGCCCGCTCCGGATGCAGAACGTCTTGTTCCGGCTGTCCGAGACCCCCGGCGCGATCCGCTGGGCGGGCCGCCCGCACGGCGCGGACACCGATGCCGTACTCACCGAACTCGGCCTGTCCGAGGCCGAGATCAGCACACTCCGGATGGAGCGGGCCCTGTGA
- a CDS encoding CoA ester lyase — protein MILTWLYVPGDRPEVVAKALRSGADAVIVDLEDAVSASRKEYARAATAERLAERPPVPVFVRVNALDSPWAGADLTALTGLRGLAGLRLPKISAPEQIVAVADRTGGVTLHAMLESALGVERAYEIARAHPALRALSLGEADLRADLGISADAGLDWPRSRVVVAARAAGLAPPAQSVFPDIRDLEALARSCARGRALGFLGRAAIHPRQLPVIERAYLPGPQEVTAAEEIVAAARRSPGAVALPDGRFVDPAVLAGAERLVALARRE, from the coding sequence GTGATCCTGACCTGGCTCTACGTACCCGGCGACCGCCCGGAGGTGGTGGCCAAGGCCCTGCGCTCCGGGGCCGACGCCGTCATCGTCGACCTGGAGGACGCGGTGTCGGCCTCCCGCAAGGAGTACGCCCGCGCCGCCACCGCGGAACGGCTCGCCGAGCGGCCCCCGGTCCCCGTCTTCGTCCGCGTCAACGCGCTGGACTCGCCGTGGGCCGGCGCCGACCTGACCGCTCTGACCGGGCTGCGGGGCCTCGCGGGGCTGCGGCTGCCGAAGATCTCGGCGCCCGAACAGATCGTCGCGGTCGCCGACCGCACCGGCGGGGTGACCCTGCACGCCATGCTGGAGTCGGCGCTGGGCGTGGAGCGCGCGTACGAGATCGCCCGCGCGCACCCCGCCCTGCGCGCGCTCTCCCTCGGCGAGGCCGACCTCCGGGCCGACCTGGGCATCAGCGCGGACGCGGGCCTGGACTGGCCGCGCTCCCGCGTGGTGGTCGCGGCACGGGCGGCGGGACTCGCCCCGCCCGCACAGTCGGTGTTCCCCGACATCCGGGACCTGGAGGCGCTGGCCCGCTCCTGTGCCCGCGGGCGGGCCCTGGGCTTCCTGGGCCGGGCGGCGATCCACCCGCGCCAGCTGCCGGTGATCGAGCGGGCCTATCTGCCCGGCCCGCAGGAGGTCACCGCCGCCGAGGAGATCGTCGCGGCCGCCCGCCGCAGCCCGGGCGCGGTCGCCCTGCCCGACGGCCGCTTCGTCGACCCGGCGGTCCTGGCGGGCGCGGAACGCCTCGTCGCCCTGGCCCGCCGCGAATGA